The Polynucleobacter sp. VK25 genome segment TTTTGTAAGTGCTGCAAAAGCCTTTGGCTAATAGTGTCTATATTGTCCTTGATCCCAAGGGTTTGCATATCAACCGTCTTTAAACCCTCATAACCACAAGGGTGGATGCGCTTAAATGCCTCTAGATCAGTGGCTACATTCAGGGCTAGGCCATGATAGGAGCAGCTTTTGGAGACTTTAAGACCTAAGGCAGCCACCTTCGCGCCAACCCACTCTGGAGGCACTCCAGACTGCTCAGAGACATAAATTCCTGGGGCTCCTGACTTCCTTTCAGCTTCAATCCCAAAATCTGCCAGCGTATCGATGAGCGCTTGCTCGATTCGGGAAACCAATTCTTTGACAAAGATCCCAAGACGTCTGAGATCTAGTAATAGATAAACCACAATTTGACCGGGTCCGTGATATGTAATCTCTCCGCCTCGATCAACCTGGACGAGTGGAATTTGATTGCTGGGTGAATGCAGATTGCCTGCATCTCCGGCAAGACCTAGAGTGAACACTGGAGGATGTTCTAAAACCCAAATTTCATCAGGCGTTTCGCTGGTGCGTTCTTTAGTAAAACGTTGCATCGCCTCATACGTCGAGGCGTAATCTACCAAACCAAGTTGCTTTACTAAAGCTGACATATCTGGAATTACAGAACCACGCTAACTAATGGATGCGTGGATAGCGTTCTGTACAACTCGTCTAACTGTTCACGACTAGTAGCAGTAATTGGCAAAGTAATGCCTAAATAATTTCCATCCTTGGATGGGCGCTGCTCAACCTTGCTCTCGTCGAACGTAGGATCAAATTGTTTTGCAATGTGTACTATCGCCGGAAGATATTCTGGATTTGCTTTACCCATGACCTTAATAGG includes the following:
- the lipB gene encoding lipoyl(octanoyl) transferase LipB translates to MSALVKQLGLVDYASTYEAMQRFTKERTSETPDEIWVLEHPPVFTLGLAGDAGNLHSPSNQIPLVQVDRGGEITYHGPGQIVVYLLLDLRRLGIFVKELVSRIEQALIDTLADFGIEAERKSGAPGIYVSEQSGVPPEWVGAKVAALGLKVSKSCSYHGLALNVATDLEAFKRIHPCGYEGLKTVDMQTLGIKDNIDTISQRLLQHLQKQLMPS
- a CDS encoding DUF493 family protein; translated protein: MAEEKSLIEYPSLFPIKVMGKANPEYLPAIVHIAKQFDPTFDESKVEQRPSKDGNYLGITLPITATSREQLDELYRTLSTHPLVSVVL